One Brassica napus cultivar Da-Ae chromosome C4, Da-Ae, whole genome shotgun sequence genomic region harbors:
- the LOC106440490 gene encoding glutamate receptor 3.7 isoform X1 has protein sequence MGFGIDSSVAITALIVAILVVPMGCQRPQVVNLGAVFTFDSVIGRAAKVALEAAVSDVNADTSVLKDTELRLLMKDSSCNVFHGSFGAFEVLEKEVVAMIGPLSSSVAHTLSDIAKGLQFPLVSFAATDPTLSALQFPFFLRTTPNDAHQMSALVDLISFHGWKEVISVYSDDELGRNGVSALDDELYKKRSRISYKVPLSVHSDDKSIANALNKSKSLGPRVYILHFGPDPSLRIFSIVQKLQMMTNEYVWLATDWLAVTLDSSVSDSSTLKRLEGVVGLRQHIPESVKMHQFTHKMKSNKSMNAYAFHAYDTLWMIAYGIEKMLNEGLSITFSYSEKLIQAQGAKLHLERVKIFNSGKLLLEKLLQVNFTGIAGQVQFGSGRNVIGCDYEIINVDRTGVHTVGFWSKHGGFSVVAPETRHTRNKSGFAFEEKLGNITWPGGGREKPRGWVIADAANPLKIVIPKRVSFVEFVTEENNSSHRIKGLCIDIFTEALKFVPYSVPYVFESFGDGRSSPNYNQMIQMVADGVSIHIKSVYDAAVGDIAIVPTRSKLVDFSQPYASTGLVVVIPANDDNATWIFLRPFTIGLWCVVIASFFCIAIVMWILEHRINEDFRGPPRRQLITMILFSFSTLFKRNQEDTISNLARLVMIVWLFLLMVLTASYTANLTSILTVQQLPSAITGIDSLRASEVPVGYQSGTFTLEYLTYSLGMARSRLVPLESTDEYERALKLGPTNFGGVAAIVDELPYIELFLAERPGFKIVGEPFMHRGWGFAFKRDSPLAIDMSTAILKLAETRKLQEIRKRWLCNTSCAEKSNWNPEPNQLHLKSFKGLYLACIAITVSAFLVFVLRMIRQFVRYRRMERTSSLPLASWSSSPSMRLRELVFGFVEFVDEKEEAIKRMFRSDDSSNNPSHVVEVQADSEVRQI, from the exons ATGGGATTCGGCATTGATTCATCTGTTGCTATAACGGCACTGATTGTGGCCATTCTGGTGGTTCCAATGGGTTGCCAAAGACCTCAAGTGGTGAACCTTGGTGCTGTTTTTACTTTTGATTCGGTTATCGGAAGAGCTGCAAAGGTAGCTCTCGAGGCAGCTGTCTCCGACGTGAACGCTGACACAAGTGTCCTCAAAGATACGGAACTGAGGTTACTCATGAAGGACTCTTCCTGCAATGTCTTTCATGGGTCCTTTGGAG CTTTTGAAGTGcttgagaaagaagtggtggCTATGATCGGTCCACTTTCATCCTCCGTCGCTCATACACTGTCAGATATTGCCAAAGGCCTCCAGTTTCCTCTCGTCTCATTTGCAGCAACTGATCCAACTCTCTCTGCCCTCCAATTTCCCTTCTTTCTCCGGACTACACCTAATGATGCCCACCAAATGTCTGCCCTTGTGGATCTTATCAGTTTTCATGGATGGAAAGAGGTGATATCAGTTTACTCAGATGACGAGCTCGGAAGAAATGGAGTTTCTGCACTAGATGATGAGCTCTACAAGAAAAGATCCAGAATTTCCTATAAAGTGCCTCTCTCAGTGCATTCTGATGACAAATCAATTGCTAATGCGTTGAACAAATCCAAGTCCCTCGGTCCTCGAGTCTACATTCTCCATTTTGGTCCCGACCCTTCGCTCAGAATATTTAGTATAGTGCAAAAGCTGCAGATGATGACCAATGAATATGTGTGGCTCGCCACAGACTGGCTCGCAGTTACCTTAGATTCTTCTGTGAGTGACAGTAGTACTTTAAAACGTCTTGAAGGAGTAGTGGGGCTTCGTCAACACATCCCAGAATCGGTAAAGATGCACCAGTTCACACATAAAATGAAGAGCAATAAATCAATGAATGCCTACGCGTTCCATGCCTATGATACACTGTGGATGATTGCATACGGCATCGAGAAAATGCTGAATGAGGGACTCAGTATAACATTCTCTTACTCCGAGAAGTTAATTCAAGCACAAGGAGCTAAACTGCACCTGGAGAGAGTCAAAATTTTCAACAGCGGGAAGCTGCTACTTGAGAAGCTTCTGCAGGTGAACTTCACTGGCATAGCCGGCCAAGTTCAGTTTGGTTCTGGTCGAAATGTCATCGGCTGTGACTACGAAATCATCAATGTAGACAGAACAGGTGTTCATACTGTGGGTTTCTGGTCGAAACATGGAGGCTTTTCGGTCGTAGCCCCAGAAACGCGACATACACGGAACAAGTCTGGTTTTGCTTTTGAAGAAAAACTTGGAAACATAACCTGGCCTGGTGGTGGGCGTGAAAAGCCGCGTGGTTGGGTCATTGCAGATGCCGCCAATCCATTGAAGATTGTTATCCCAAAAAGAGTGAGCTTTGTCGAGTTTGTGACCGAGGAAAATAACAGTAGCCATCGTATCAAAGGATTATGCATCGACATCTTCACTGAAGCATTGAAGTTCGTCCCCTACAGTGTTCCTTACGTATTCGAGTCATTCGGGGATGGCCGTTCAAGTCCTAACTACAACCAGATGATTCAAATGGTCGCGGATGGTGTAAGTATCCACATAAAAAGT GTATATGATGCAGCTGTTGGGGATATTGCAATAGTCCCAACCCGGTCCAAATTAGTAGATTTCTCGCAGCCATATGCGTCCACAGGCCTTGTGGTGGTGATTCCGGCTAACGACGACAATGCCACTTGGATCTTTCTAAGACCCTTCACCATCGGGTTATGGTGCGTTGTTATAGCTTCATTCTTCTGTATTGCCATAGTCATGTGGATCCTTGAACATCGGATCAATGAAGATTTCAGAGGGCCACCCCGGAGACAACTCATCACAATGATCTT GTTCAGCTTCTCAACTCTTTTCAAGAGAAATC AGGAAGATACGATAAGCAATTTAGCCAGACTAGTGATGATTGTATGGCTCTTTCTATTAATGGTTCTAACCGCGAGCTACACAGCGAATCTCACGTCAATCCTCACAGTTCAACAGCTTCCGTCTGCCATTACCGGTATTGACAGCTTGCGAGCAAGTGAGGTGCCTGTCGGTTACCAGTCTGGGACGTTCACTTTAGAGTACTTAACCTACAGTCTTGGCATGGCTCGGTCTAGGCTGGTCCCACTTGAATCGACTGACGAGTATGAAAGGGCTCTAAAGCTAGGACCAACCAATTTTGGAGGCGTAGCCGCTATCGTTGACGAGCTCCCTTACATTGAACTGTTTCTAGCGGAGCGGCCGGGTTTCAAGATTGTTGGAGAGCCCTTTATGCACCGTGGTTGGGGATTT GCGTTTAAGAGAGACTCTCCACTGGCTATAGACATGTCAACAGCGATCTTGAAACTCGCCGAGACGAGAAAACTGCAAGAGATTCGGAAGAGATGGTTATGCAATACGAGTTGCGCAGAGAAATCAAACTGGAACCCAGAGCCAAACCAGCTCCATCTCAAGAGCTTCAAAGGGTTGTACCTTGCCTGCATTGCAATCACGGTCTCTGCATTTTTGGTGTTTGTTCTCAGGATGATACGTCAGTTCGTGAGGTACAGACGGATGGAGAGGACAAGCTCGCTGCCGCTCGCGTCTTGGTCTTCTTCTCCTTCGATGCGGTTAAGGGAATTGGTGTTTGGTTTCGTGGAATTTGTGGACGAGAAAGAAGAAGCtatcaagagaatgttcaggagTGATGACTCTAGCAACAACCCATCCCATGTTGTGGAAGTTCAAGCTGATTCTGAGGTACGACAAATTTGA
- the LOC106440490 gene encoding glutamate receptor 3.7 isoform X2 — MGFGIDSSVAITALIVAILVVPMGCQRPQVVNLGAVFTFDSVIGRAAKVALEAAVSDVNADTSVLKDTELRLLMKDSSCNVFHGSFGAFEVLEKEVVAMIGPLSSSVAHTLSDIAKGLQFPLVSFAATDPTLSALQFPFFLRTTPNDAHQMSALVDLISFHGWKEVISVYSDDELGRNGVSALDDELYKKRSRISYKVPLSVHSDDKSIANALNKSKSLGPRVYILHFGPDPSLRIFSIVQKLQMMTNEYVWLATDWLAVTLDSSVSDSSTLKRLEGVVGLRQHIPESVKMHQFTHKMKSNKSMNAYAFHAYDTLWMIAYGIEKMLNEGLSITFSYSEKLIQAQGAKLHLERVKIFNSGKLLLEKLLQVNFTGIAGQVQFGSGRNVIGCDYEIINVDRTGVHTVGFWSKHGGFSVVAPETRHTRNKSGFAFEEKLGNITWPGGGREKPRGWVIADAANPLKIVIPKRVSFVEFVTEENNSSHRIKGLCIDIFTEALKFVPYSVPYVFESFGDGRSSPNYNQMIQMVADGVYDAAVGDIAIVPTRSKLVDFSQPYASTGLVVVIPANDDNATWIFLRPFTIGLWCVVIASFFCIAIVMWILEHRINEDFRGPPRRQLITMILFSFSTLFKRNQEDTISNLARLVMIVWLFLLMVLTASYTANLTSILTVQQLPSAITGIDSLRASEVPVGYQSGTFTLEYLTYSLGMARSRLVPLESTDEYERALKLGPTNFGGVAAIVDELPYIELFLAERPGFKIVGEPFMHRGWGFAFKRDSPLAIDMSTAILKLAETRKLQEIRKRWLCNTSCAEKSNWNPEPNQLHLKSFKGLYLACIAITVSAFLVFVLRMIRQFVRYRRMERTSSLPLASWSSSPSMRLRELVFGFVEFVDEKEEAIKRMFRSDDSSNNPSHVVEVQADSEVRQI, encoded by the exons ATGGGATTCGGCATTGATTCATCTGTTGCTATAACGGCACTGATTGTGGCCATTCTGGTGGTTCCAATGGGTTGCCAAAGACCTCAAGTGGTGAACCTTGGTGCTGTTTTTACTTTTGATTCGGTTATCGGAAGAGCTGCAAAGGTAGCTCTCGAGGCAGCTGTCTCCGACGTGAACGCTGACACAAGTGTCCTCAAAGATACGGAACTGAGGTTACTCATGAAGGACTCTTCCTGCAATGTCTTTCATGGGTCCTTTGGAG CTTTTGAAGTGcttgagaaagaagtggtggCTATGATCGGTCCACTTTCATCCTCCGTCGCTCATACACTGTCAGATATTGCCAAAGGCCTCCAGTTTCCTCTCGTCTCATTTGCAGCAACTGATCCAACTCTCTCTGCCCTCCAATTTCCCTTCTTTCTCCGGACTACACCTAATGATGCCCACCAAATGTCTGCCCTTGTGGATCTTATCAGTTTTCATGGATGGAAAGAGGTGATATCAGTTTACTCAGATGACGAGCTCGGAAGAAATGGAGTTTCTGCACTAGATGATGAGCTCTACAAGAAAAGATCCAGAATTTCCTATAAAGTGCCTCTCTCAGTGCATTCTGATGACAAATCAATTGCTAATGCGTTGAACAAATCCAAGTCCCTCGGTCCTCGAGTCTACATTCTCCATTTTGGTCCCGACCCTTCGCTCAGAATATTTAGTATAGTGCAAAAGCTGCAGATGATGACCAATGAATATGTGTGGCTCGCCACAGACTGGCTCGCAGTTACCTTAGATTCTTCTGTGAGTGACAGTAGTACTTTAAAACGTCTTGAAGGAGTAGTGGGGCTTCGTCAACACATCCCAGAATCGGTAAAGATGCACCAGTTCACACATAAAATGAAGAGCAATAAATCAATGAATGCCTACGCGTTCCATGCCTATGATACACTGTGGATGATTGCATACGGCATCGAGAAAATGCTGAATGAGGGACTCAGTATAACATTCTCTTACTCCGAGAAGTTAATTCAAGCACAAGGAGCTAAACTGCACCTGGAGAGAGTCAAAATTTTCAACAGCGGGAAGCTGCTACTTGAGAAGCTTCTGCAGGTGAACTTCACTGGCATAGCCGGCCAAGTTCAGTTTGGTTCTGGTCGAAATGTCATCGGCTGTGACTACGAAATCATCAATGTAGACAGAACAGGTGTTCATACTGTGGGTTTCTGGTCGAAACATGGAGGCTTTTCGGTCGTAGCCCCAGAAACGCGACATACACGGAACAAGTCTGGTTTTGCTTTTGAAGAAAAACTTGGAAACATAACCTGGCCTGGTGGTGGGCGTGAAAAGCCGCGTGGTTGGGTCATTGCAGATGCCGCCAATCCATTGAAGATTGTTATCCCAAAAAGAGTGAGCTTTGTCGAGTTTGTGACCGAGGAAAATAACAGTAGCCATCGTATCAAAGGATTATGCATCGACATCTTCACTGAAGCATTGAAGTTCGTCCCCTACAGTGTTCCTTACGTATTCGAGTCATTCGGGGATGGCCGTTCAAGTCCTAACTACAACCAGATGATTCAAATGGTCGCGGATGGT GTATATGATGCAGCTGTTGGGGATATTGCAATAGTCCCAACCCGGTCCAAATTAGTAGATTTCTCGCAGCCATATGCGTCCACAGGCCTTGTGGTGGTGATTCCGGCTAACGACGACAATGCCACTTGGATCTTTCTAAGACCCTTCACCATCGGGTTATGGTGCGTTGTTATAGCTTCATTCTTCTGTATTGCCATAGTCATGTGGATCCTTGAACATCGGATCAATGAAGATTTCAGAGGGCCACCCCGGAGACAACTCATCACAATGATCTT GTTCAGCTTCTCAACTCTTTTCAAGAGAAATC AGGAAGATACGATAAGCAATTTAGCCAGACTAGTGATGATTGTATGGCTCTTTCTATTAATGGTTCTAACCGCGAGCTACACAGCGAATCTCACGTCAATCCTCACAGTTCAACAGCTTCCGTCTGCCATTACCGGTATTGACAGCTTGCGAGCAAGTGAGGTGCCTGTCGGTTACCAGTCTGGGACGTTCACTTTAGAGTACTTAACCTACAGTCTTGGCATGGCTCGGTCTAGGCTGGTCCCACTTGAATCGACTGACGAGTATGAAAGGGCTCTAAAGCTAGGACCAACCAATTTTGGAGGCGTAGCCGCTATCGTTGACGAGCTCCCTTACATTGAACTGTTTCTAGCGGAGCGGCCGGGTTTCAAGATTGTTGGAGAGCCCTTTATGCACCGTGGTTGGGGATTT GCGTTTAAGAGAGACTCTCCACTGGCTATAGACATGTCAACAGCGATCTTGAAACTCGCCGAGACGAGAAAACTGCAAGAGATTCGGAAGAGATGGTTATGCAATACGAGTTGCGCAGAGAAATCAAACTGGAACCCAGAGCCAAACCAGCTCCATCTCAAGAGCTTCAAAGGGTTGTACCTTGCCTGCATTGCAATCACGGTCTCTGCATTTTTGGTGTTTGTTCTCAGGATGATACGTCAGTTCGTGAGGTACAGACGGATGGAGAGGACAAGCTCGCTGCCGCTCGCGTCTTGGTCTTCTTCTCCTTCGATGCGGTTAAGGGAATTGGTGTTTGGTTTCGTGGAATTTGTGGACGAGAAAGAAGAAGCtatcaagagaatgttcaggagTGATGACTCTAGCAACAACCCATCCCATGTTGTGGAAGTTCAAGCTGATTCTGAGGTACGACAAATTTGA
- the LOC106440489 gene encoding glutamate receptor 3.5-like isoform X1 — MELLVVIRAVSMGFVLLCVSGLWVLPTEGAGRESFSRNSSSSSRPRSVNVGALFTYDSFIGRAAKPAFMAAIDDVNADQSILRRTKLNIVFHDSNCSGFVGTMGALQVMENKVVAAIGPQYSGIGHIISYVANELHVPLLSFAATDPTLSSLQFPYFLRTTQNDYFQMNSIADFVSYFRWREVVAIFVDDEYGRNGISVLGDALAKKRAKISYKAAFTPGADNSSITDVLASVNLMESRIFVVHVNPDSGLNIFSAAKSLGMMGSGYVWIATDWLLTALDSVETMDPKTMDLLQGVVAFRHYIPESNNKRRFKGRWKNLRSKESSGGADGFNSYAMYAYDTVWLVARALEVFFSDGNTVTFSSDPNLRKTNDSNIKLSALNVFNEGERFLQVIHEMNYTGLTGQIEFDSEKNRKNPAYDILNINNRGPQRVGYWSNHTGFSVEPPETLYSKPPNTSAEHQRLNGIIWPGEVTKPPRGWAFPDNGEPLKIGVPHRVSYKNYVSKDNNSLGVKGYCIDIFEAAIQLIPYPVPRTYIVYGDGRRNPSYDNLISEVAANNFDVAVGDVTIVTNRTKFVDFTQPFMESGLVVVAPVKGAKSSPWSFLKPFTVEMWAVTGAFFLFVGAIIWILEHRFNEEFRGPPRRQIITVFWFSFSTMFFSQRENTVSTLGRFVLLIWLFVVLIINSSYTASLTSILTVQQLTSRIEGMDSLIASNEPIGVQDGAFAYKYLVNELNIPPSRIISLKDEEEYLSALQLGPRAGGVAAIVDKFPYIKALLSNSNCKFRTVGPEFTRTGWGFAFQRDSPLAVDMSTAILQLSDEGKLENIRKKWLTYSHECSMQIADTENYQITVQSFWGLFLICGIVWFIVLTLFCWKVIWQCQRLRTEEEGDEVRASEEASSSRAGRSLRAASFKDLIRVVDKRETEIKEMLKLKSSKKLKASQSSGETPLENSLDT; from the exons ATGGAACTTTTGGTGGTGATTAGAGCTGTTTCCATGGGATTTGTGCTCCTATGTGTTTCTGGTTTGTGGGTTTTGCCAACGGAAGGGGCTGGTAGAGAAAGTTTTTCAagaaactcttcttcttcttctcggcCACGCTCTGTCAACGTCGGTGCTCTCTTTACTTATGATTCTTTCATTGGAAGAGCAGCTAAACCGGCGTTTATGGCGGCCATTGACGACGTTAATGCTGATCAGAGTATTCTCAGGAGAACCAAGCTCAATATTGTCTTCCATGACTCAAACTGCAGTGGATTTGTTGGCACCATGGGAG CTTTGCAGGTAATGGAGAACAAGGTGGTTGCAGCCATTGGTCCACAATATTCAGGAATTGGTCACATAATCTCCTATGTAGCTAATGAGCTCCATGTACCTCTCTTGTCATTTGCAGCAACTGACCCGACGCTTTCTTCGCTACAATTCCCTTATTTCCTTCGAACCACACAGAACGACTACTTCCAGATGAACTCAATCGCGGATTTTGTGTCTTATTTCCGGTGGAGAGAAGTTGTTGCGATCTTTGTTGATGATGAGTACGGTAGGAACGGGATATCTGTATTAGGCGATGCTTTAGCCAAGAAACGTGCCAAGATCTCTTACAAGGCTGCATTTACACCTGGTGCAGATAACAGCTCGATCACTGACGTATTGGCTTCAGTTAATCTGATGGAATCACGCATCTTTGTCGTTCACGTGAATCCTGATTCGGGTTTAAACATATTCTCTGCTGCCAAGTCTCTTGGAATGATGGGCAGTGGCTATGTCTGGATCGCCACTGATTGGCTTCTTACAGCTTTGGATTCTGTGGAAACAATGGACCCAAAAACTATGGATCTCTTGCAAGGAGTGGTAGCTTTTCGCCATTACATACCAGAAAGTAACAACAAAAGAAGGTTTAAAGGAAGATGGAAAAACCTTAGATCCAAAGAGAGTTCAGGAGGTGCTGATGGCTTCAATTCTTATGCAATGTATGCTTATGATACCGTTTGGTTGGTAGCTCGTGCTCTTGAAGTTTTCTTCAGCGACGGCAATACAGTGACTTTCTCCAGTGATCCAAATCTGAGGAAAACCAACGATAGCAACATTAAGTTATCAGCACTTAACGTTTTCAATGAAGGGGAGAGATTCCTGCAGGTCATTCATGAGATGAATTACACAGGTCTGACCGGACAAATCGAGTTTGATTCAGAGAAAAACCGGAAAAATCCAGCATACGACATCCTAAACATAAACAACAGAGGTCCACAAAGAGTCGGCTACTGGTCGAATCATACAGGCTTCTCAGTGGAGCCTCCAGAGACATTATACTCTAAGCCTCCAAACACATCTGCAGAACATCAACGTCTTAATGGGATCATATGGCCAGGGGAAGTAACAAAGCCACCTCGTGGTTGGGCTTTCCCTGACAACGGAGAGCCGCTCAAAATCGGTGTGCCTCACCGTGTGAGCTACAAAAACTATGTGTCGAAGGATAATAATTCGCTTGGTGTTAAAGGCTACTGTATTGACATCTTTGAAGCTGCTATTCAATTGATTCCATATCCCGTCCCACGTACTTATATAGTTTATGGAGATGGGAGGAGAAATCCTTCTTATGACAATCTCATAAGTGAAGTTGCTGCCAAT AATTTTGATGTAGCTGTTGGTGATGTTACAATCGTTACAAACAGAACCAAGTTTGTAGATTTCACGCAGCCATTTATGGAATCAGGGCTTGTGGTGGTAGCTCCAGTGAAGGGGGCCAAGTCTAGTCCTTGGTCATTCTTGAAACCATTCACTGTAGAGATGTGGGCTGTGACCGGAGCTTTCTTTCTCTTTGTGGGAGCCATCATTTGGATTCTTGAACACCGCTTTAATGAAGAGTTTCGTGGACCTCCTAGGCGTCAAATCATCACCGTTTTCTG GTTTAGCTTCTCAACGATGTTCTTCTCTCAGA GGGAGAACACGGTGAGTACGCTGGGTAGGTTTGTGCTACTCATATGGTTGTTTGTGGTTCTGATCATCAACTCTAGCTACACGGCCAGTCTCACTTCGATCCTCACCGTTCAACAGCTAACATCTCGGATAGAAGGGATGGACAGTCTAATAGCAAGCAACGAACCCATCGGAGTGCAAGACGGTGCATTCGCATACAAATATCTGGTCAATGAACTTAACATACCTCCATCAAGAATCATTTCTctgaaagatgaagaagagtatCTCTCTGCTCTTCAACTTGGTCCCAGAGCTGGTGGCGTGGCAGCTATAGTCGACAAGTTTCCTTACATCAAAGCTCTGTTGTCAAACAGCAACTGCAAGTTCCGTACTGTTGGACCGGAGTTCACCCGGACAGGCTGGGGATTT GCGTTCCAGAGAGACTCTCCTCTAGCTGTGGACATGTCAACAGCGATCCTGCAGCTGTCTGATGAAGGAAAACTTGAGAATATCCGCAAGAAATGGCTTACCTACAGCCACGAATGCTCAATGCAGATTGCAGACACAGAGAACTATCAAATCACTGTACAGAGTTTCTGGGGGCTGTTCTTAATCTGTGGCATAGTTTGGTTCATTGTACTCACCCTCTTCTGCTGGAAAGTTATCTGGCAATGCCAACGGTTAAGAACAGAAGAAGAGGGTGATGAAGTAAGAGCGAGCGAAGAAGCCAGTTCTTCTAGAGCAGGGAGAAGTTTGAGGGCGGCGAGTTTCAAGGATTTGATCAGAGTTGTGGACAAGAGAGAAACAGAGATCAAGGAGATGCTTAAGCTGAAGAGCAGTAAGAAACTCAAAGCTAGCCAAAGCTCAGGTGAAACTCCATTAGAGAATAGTTTAGATACATAG
- the LOC106440489 gene encoding glutamate receptor 3.5-like isoform X2, translating to MILSLEEQLNRRLWRPLTTLMLIRVFSGEPSSILSSMTQTAVDLLAPWEVMENKVVAAIGPQYSGIGHIISYVANELHVPLLSFAATDPTLSSLQFPYFLRTTQNDYFQMNSIADFVSYFRWREVVAIFVDDEYGRNGISVLGDALAKKRAKISYKAAFTPGADNSSITDVLASVNLMESRIFVVHVNPDSGLNIFSAAKSLGMMGSGYVWIATDWLLTALDSVETMDPKTMDLLQGVVAFRHYIPESNNKRRFKGRWKNLRSKESSGGADGFNSYAMYAYDTVWLVARALEVFFSDGNTVTFSSDPNLRKTNDSNIKLSALNVFNEGERFLQVIHEMNYTGLTGQIEFDSEKNRKNPAYDILNINNRGPQRVGYWSNHTGFSVEPPETLYSKPPNTSAEHQRLNGIIWPGEVTKPPRGWAFPDNGEPLKIGVPHRVSYKNYVSKDNNSLGVKGYCIDIFEAAIQLIPYPVPRTYIVYGDGRRNPSYDNLISEVAANNFDVAVGDVTIVTNRTKFVDFTQPFMESGLVVVAPVKGAKSSPWSFLKPFTVEMWAVTGAFFLFVGAIIWILEHRFNEEFRGPPRRQIITVFWFSFSTMFFSQRENTVSTLGRFVLLIWLFVVLIINSSYTASLTSILTVQQLTSRIEGMDSLIASNEPIGVQDGAFAYKYLVNELNIPPSRIISLKDEEEYLSALQLGPRAGGVAAIVDKFPYIKALLSNSNCKFRTVGPEFTRTGWGFAFQRDSPLAVDMSTAILQLSDEGKLENIRKKWLTYSHECSMQIADTENYQITVQSFWGLFLICGIVWFIVLTLFCWKVIWQCQRLRTEEEGDEVRASEEASSSRAGRSLRAASFKDLIRVVDKRETEIKEMLKLKSSKKLKASQSSGETPLENSLDT from the exons ATGATTCTTTCATTGGAAGAGCAGCTAAACCGGCGTTTATGGCGGCCATTGACGACGTTAATGCTGATCAGAGTATTCTCAGGAGAACCAAGCTCAATATTGTCTTCCATGACTCAAACTGCAGTGGATTTGTTGGCACCATGGGAG GTAATGGAGAACAAGGTGGTTGCAGCCATTGGTCCACAATATTCAGGAATTGGTCACATAATCTCCTATGTAGCTAATGAGCTCCATGTACCTCTCTTGTCATTTGCAGCAACTGACCCGACGCTTTCTTCGCTACAATTCCCTTATTTCCTTCGAACCACACAGAACGACTACTTCCAGATGAACTCAATCGCGGATTTTGTGTCTTATTTCCGGTGGAGAGAAGTTGTTGCGATCTTTGTTGATGATGAGTACGGTAGGAACGGGATATCTGTATTAGGCGATGCTTTAGCCAAGAAACGTGCCAAGATCTCTTACAAGGCTGCATTTACACCTGGTGCAGATAACAGCTCGATCACTGACGTATTGGCTTCAGTTAATCTGATGGAATCACGCATCTTTGTCGTTCACGTGAATCCTGATTCGGGTTTAAACATATTCTCTGCTGCCAAGTCTCTTGGAATGATGGGCAGTGGCTATGTCTGGATCGCCACTGATTGGCTTCTTACAGCTTTGGATTCTGTGGAAACAATGGACCCAAAAACTATGGATCTCTTGCAAGGAGTGGTAGCTTTTCGCCATTACATACCAGAAAGTAACAACAAAAGAAGGTTTAAAGGAAGATGGAAAAACCTTAGATCCAAAGAGAGTTCAGGAGGTGCTGATGGCTTCAATTCTTATGCAATGTATGCTTATGATACCGTTTGGTTGGTAGCTCGTGCTCTTGAAGTTTTCTTCAGCGACGGCAATACAGTGACTTTCTCCAGTGATCCAAATCTGAGGAAAACCAACGATAGCAACATTAAGTTATCAGCACTTAACGTTTTCAATGAAGGGGAGAGATTCCTGCAGGTCATTCATGAGATGAATTACACAGGTCTGACCGGACAAATCGAGTTTGATTCAGAGAAAAACCGGAAAAATCCAGCATACGACATCCTAAACATAAACAACAGAGGTCCACAAAGAGTCGGCTACTGGTCGAATCATACAGGCTTCTCAGTGGAGCCTCCAGAGACATTATACTCTAAGCCTCCAAACACATCTGCAGAACATCAACGTCTTAATGGGATCATATGGCCAGGGGAAGTAACAAAGCCACCTCGTGGTTGGGCTTTCCCTGACAACGGAGAGCCGCTCAAAATCGGTGTGCCTCACCGTGTGAGCTACAAAAACTATGTGTCGAAGGATAATAATTCGCTTGGTGTTAAAGGCTACTGTATTGACATCTTTGAAGCTGCTATTCAATTGATTCCATATCCCGTCCCACGTACTTATATAGTTTATGGAGATGGGAGGAGAAATCCTTCTTATGACAATCTCATAAGTGAAGTTGCTGCCAAT AATTTTGATGTAGCTGTTGGTGATGTTACAATCGTTACAAACAGAACCAAGTTTGTAGATTTCACGCAGCCATTTATGGAATCAGGGCTTGTGGTGGTAGCTCCAGTGAAGGGGGCCAAGTCTAGTCCTTGGTCATTCTTGAAACCATTCACTGTAGAGATGTGGGCTGTGACCGGAGCTTTCTTTCTCTTTGTGGGAGCCATCATTTGGATTCTTGAACACCGCTTTAATGAAGAGTTTCGTGGACCTCCTAGGCGTCAAATCATCACCGTTTTCTG GTTTAGCTTCTCAACGATGTTCTTCTCTCAGA GGGAGAACACGGTGAGTACGCTGGGTAGGTTTGTGCTACTCATATGGTTGTTTGTGGTTCTGATCATCAACTCTAGCTACACGGCCAGTCTCACTTCGATCCTCACCGTTCAACAGCTAACATCTCGGATAGAAGGGATGGACAGTCTAATAGCAAGCAACGAACCCATCGGAGTGCAAGACGGTGCATTCGCATACAAATATCTGGTCAATGAACTTAACATACCTCCATCAAGAATCATTTCTctgaaagatgaagaagagtatCTCTCTGCTCTTCAACTTGGTCCCAGAGCTGGTGGCGTGGCAGCTATAGTCGACAAGTTTCCTTACATCAAAGCTCTGTTGTCAAACAGCAACTGCAAGTTCCGTACTGTTGGACCGGAGTTCACCCGGACAGGCTGGGGATTT GCGTTCCAGAGAGACTCTCCTCTAGCTGTGGACATGTCAACAGCGATCCTGCAGCTGTCTGATGAAGGAAAACTTGAGAATATCCGCAAGAAATGGCTTACCTACAGCCACGAATGCTCAATGCAGATTGCAGACACAGAGAACTATCAAATCACTGTACAGAGTTTCTGGGGGCTGTTCTTAATCTGTGGCATAGTTTGGTTCATTGTACTCACCCTCTTCTGCTGGAAAGTTATCTGGCAATGCCAACGGTTAAGAACAGAAGAAGAGGGTGATGAAGTAAGAGCGAGCGAAGAAGCCAGTTCTTCTAGAGCAGGGAGAAGTTTGAGGGCGGCGAGTTTCAAGGATTTGATCAGAGTTGTGGACAAGAGAGAAACAGAGATCAAGGAGATGCTTAAGCTGAAGAGCAGTAAGAAACTCAAAGCTAGCCAAAGCTCAGGTGAAACTCCATTAGAGAATAGTTTAGATACATAG